The Geobacillus genomosp. 3 genome segment CGTCCCCTTCCCGCTTCACATCCGCCTTGCCGATCGGCAGCACGTAGTCATCTTCCGGCACCTCTCCTTTAATGAGGCGGTAGGCGCGTTTATGCTCGAAAAAGAGCACTGGGTCTTCGTCGCGAATCGCCGCTTTCAGCAGCCCTTTCACATCGTATGGCGTCGACGGCATGACGATTTTTAACCCAGGCTGGTTGGCGAAAATCGCTTCGACTGACTGCGAGTGATAGAGAGCGCCATGAACACCGCCGCCGTACGGGGCGCGGATGACGATCGGGCAGTTCCAGTCGTTGTTCGAGCGGTAGCGGATGCGCGCCGCTTCAGAAATGATTTGGTTGACCGCTGGCATGATAAAATCGGCAAACTGAATTTCGGCAATCGGGCGCAGGCCGTACATCGCCGCGCCGATGCCGACGCCGACGATCGCCGACTCGGAAAGCGGCGTGTCGATGACGCGCTCTTCGCCGAACTGCTCGTACAATCCTTGTGTCGCTTTGAACACCCCGCCTTTTCGGCCGACGTCTTCTCCCAACACAAACACGCGCGGGTCTCGTTCCATTTCTTCGCGAATCGCCATCGTGACGGCATCAATATAGGAAATAACAGGCATCGTCGATTCCCCCTTACTCCTCGGCATACACGTAGCGAAGCGCATGCTCCGGCTCGGCGTACGGCGCCTTCTCAGCGTAGTCAGTCGCTTCGTTCACTTCCTTCATGACGCGCGCTTGAATTTCTTCATCCCGTTCATCGGTCAAAACGCCCGTTTCTTTCAAATAGTTGGCAAACGACACGATCGGGTCTTTGGCGCGCGCTTCGGCGAGCTCTTCTTCCGTCCGATAGACGCGGTGGTCATCGTCCGACGAGTGCGACGTCAGCCGGTATGTCACGGCCTCGATGAGCGTCGGCCCTTCGCCGCGGCGGGCGCGGTCAGCCGCTTCTTTCACGACGCGGTACACTTCGAGCGGGTCGGTGCCGTCGACCGTATAGCCCGGCATGCCATAGCCGATGGCGCGGTCGGACACCTTTTCGCACGCGAGTTGTTTCGAAATGGGCACGGAAATGGCGTACTTGTTGTTTTCGCACATAAAGATGACTGGGAGTTTATGAACGCCGGCGAAGTTCGCCCCTTCATGGAAGTCGCCTTGGTTCGACGACCCTTCGCCGAACGTGACGAAGGCGACAAAATCTTTCTTTTCCATTTTCGCCGCCAGCGCAAAGCCAACCGCATGCGGCACTTGCGTCGTCACGGGCGATGAACCGGTGACGATCCGGTTTTTCTTTTTCCCGAAATGCCCTGGCATTTGCCGGCCGCCGGAGTTCGGGTCTTCCGCCTTGGCAAACGCCGCCAACATCAATTCTCTCGGCGTCATGCCAAACGTCAGGACAACGCCCACATCGCGGTAATACGGCAAGACATAGTCTTTCGTGCGGTCAAGGGCGAACGCCGCGCCGACTTGCGCCGCTTCCTGTCCTTGGCATGAGATGACGAACGGAATTTTCCCCGCCCGGTTTAACAGCCACATCCGCTCATCGAGCTTGCGGGCCAAGAGCATCGTTTCATACATTTCCAACACCGTGTCATCGCTTAATCCAAGCGCCTGATGACGGTTTTGCGCCATCGCAACAACCTCCCTTAGATTCACATAGTCAACCAATGATCACGCGCCGCGCGCATACGGCGAAATCGGTTAAAAATGAATAGCTTTGCCGTCGACCGCCAACGCCGCTTCCGCCATCGCCTCTGACAACGTCGGGTGCGGATGGATCGCGTGGGCCACTTCCCACGGAGCCGCATCGAGCACGCGGGCAAGCCCCGCCTCGGAAATCAAATCGGTCACGTGCGGCCCGACCATATGAACGCCGAGCACATCGTCCGTCTTGCGGTCAGCGATAATTTTTACAAATCCTTCCGCTTCGCCGAACACCAACGCCTTGCCAATGGCTTTAAACGGAAACTTGCCGACTTTGACGTCATAGCCTTTCGCCTTCGCTTCCTGTTCCGTTAAGCCGACGGCAGCGGCTTCCGGCCGGGTGTAAATGCAGCGGGGCACCGTCGTGTAGTCGATCGGCGCCGGGTTATGCCCGGCTACATGTTCAATGGCGACGATCCCTTCATGGGCGGCGACGTGGGCAAGCTGCAGGCCGCCGATGACATCGCCGATCGCGTAAATGTGCGATTCTTTCGTTTGGCCGAACTCGTTCGTTTGAATATACCCCTTCTCCACGACAATCTCGGTGTTTTCCAAGCCGATCCCCTCAATGTTCGCCTGCCGCCCGACGGAAACAAGCATCTTGTCGGCCGTAAACGTTTTCCGCTCGCCTTGATGCTCCGCTTGGATCGTGACGCCGTTTCCTTTCTCGAGCGTTTCCGCGAGCACCCGCGCTCCCGTGACGATGTTGACACCGCGGCGGCGGAGCAGTTTTTCCATTTCTTTTGACACGTCTTCATCTTCTGTCGGCAAAATGCGATCGGCATATTCCAGCACCGTCACGTCAACGCCGAAATCATTAAGCATGGACGCCCATTCCATGCCGATTACGCCGCCGCCAACGATCAAGATGGACGACGGGAGCGCCTCCATTTGCAGCGCTTCATCGGACGTCATCACCAATTCGCCGTCCGGCTCAAGCCCCGGCAGCGTGCGCGGACGCGAACCGGTGGCGATGACGACGAATTTCGGGACGAGCATTTCGTTTTCGCTGCCGTCGTTCATTTCGACCGACACCGTCCCCGGCAGCGGGGAAAAGATCGACGGGCCGAGCAGGCGGCCGGTGCCGGCGTACACATCGATTTTCCCTTTTTTCATCAAATGCTGCACGCCTTTGTGGAGCTGCTCAACAATCGCCGCTTTGCGCGCCTGCACTTTGGCAAAATCAAGGCGCACGCCGTCGGCGATGACGCCAAATGCCTCGCCGTTTTTCGTTTGTGCGTACACTTCGGCACTGCGAAGCAGCGCTTTGGACGGAATGCAGCCAGCGTGCAGGCACGTGCCGCCGAGCTTCCCTTTTTCCACAACGGCCGTTTTCAACCCGAGCTGCGAGGCGCGAATGGCGGCCACATAGCCACCCGTTCCTCCGCCGAGAATGACGACATCGTATTCTTTTGCCATCTTGCCTTCTCCTTTCTGTCCGTTGCCGCATCAGCGCCGGGCTGGAACCGGCGAAACGGCCTTGCCTGGATACACTTTTCCCTCTTCTTCGCCGCGCAAGACGCGAAGCGCGCCTTCGGCGAGCGCCTGCAATTCATTTTCGCCCGGGTGGACGATGACATCGGCGATCCATTGG includes the following:
- a CDS encoding thiamine pyrophosphate-dependent dehydrogenase E1 component subunit alpha, whose translation is MAQNRHQALGLSDDTVLEMYETMLLARKLDERMWLLNRAGKIPFVISCQGQEAAQVGAAFALDRTKDYVLPYYRDVGVVLTFGMTPRELMLAAFAKAEDPNSGGRQMPGHFGKKKNRIVTGSSPVTTQVPHAVGFALAAKMEKKDFVAFVTFGEGSSNQGDFHEGANFAGVHKLPVIFMCENNKYAISVPISKQLACEKVSDRAIGYGMPGYTVDGTDPLEVYRVVKEAADRARRGEGPTLIEAVTYRLTSHSSDDDHRVYRTEEELAEARAKDPIVSFANYLKETGVLTDERDEEIQARVMKEVNEATDYAEKAPYAEPEHALRYVYAEE
- the lpdA gene encoding dihydrolipoyl dehydrogenase, with the protein product MAKEYDVVILGGGTGGYVAAIRASQLGLKTAVVEKGKLGGTCLHAGCIPSKALLRSAEVYAQTKNGEAFGVIADGVRLDFAKVQARKAAIVEQLHKGVQHLMKKGKIDVYAGTGRLLGPSIFSPLPGTVSVEMNDGSENEMLVPKFVVIATGSRPRTLPGLEPDGELVMTSDEALQMEALPSSILIVGGGVIGMEWASMLNDFGVDVTVLEYADRILPTEDEDVSKEMEKLLRRRGVNIVTGARVLAETLEKGNGVTIQAEHQGERKTFTADKMLVSVGRQANIEGIGLENTEIVVEKGYIQTNEFGQTKESHIYAIGDVIGGLQLAHVAAHEGIVAIEHVAGHNPAPIDYTTVPRCIYTRPEAAAVGLTEQEAKAKGYDVKVGKFPFKAIGKALVFGEAEGFVKIIADRKTDDVLGVHMVGPHVTDLISEAGLARVLDAAPWEVAHAIHPHPTLSEAMAEAALAVDGKAIHF
- a CDS encoding alpha-ketoacid dehydrogenase subunit beta translates to MPVISYIDAVTMAIREEMERDPRVFVLGEDVGRKGGVFKATQGLYEQFGEERVIDTPLSESAIVGVGIGAAMYGLRPIAEIQFADFIMPAVNQIISEAARIRYRSNNDWNCPIVIRAPYGGGVHGALYHSQSVEAIFANQPGLKIVMPSTPYDVKGLLKAAIRDEDPVLFFEHKRAYRLIKGEVPEDDYVLPIGKADVKREGDDITVITYGLCVHFALQAAERVAQDGISVHLLDLRTVYPLDKEAIIEAASKTGKVLLITEDNKEGSVMSEVAAIIAEHCLFDLDAPIMRLAGPDVPAMPYAPTMEKFFMVNPEKVEKAMRELAAF